The DNA region TTCGAGTGGTCGCCTAGGTTCTTTTGATTTTTCTTATTTTTTCAAGGTTTTCCAGTAATTCAGATAATACTTTGCCTAGTTTTTCAAGCTCTCCCACGTCTGTTTCCTGTTGGATTCTGTTTTGTAATTCTTGCACTTTAGCCATGACTGTTGCTTCAAGCGTGTCAAGAACCATGGGGCTTGTTGCTTTTGTTGTTTCTTCTCCTTCTTTTACAATTATGACTTTCTTTTCGCATTTTGCACACCAAAGGTCGTCGCTTTTCAGTCTGAACAGTGGAGAAGCACAAGCAGGACAAGCTAATTCTGTGAGGGTTGCGCCTTGTCGGAGCAAGTCTGCCATTCGTTTAACATCTTGCTCTTCCCGTTTTTCTGTCGGCAAGTTTTAAAACCTCAAAGTAGATTAGTATAAAGCCTATATAATTTGGTTATCGCGTAGTATTATGGGGTGGCAAGTGTGGTTAGGAAAAAGAAGCTTGAGGAATATGAAGAACGAATAAAACAAGCGATGGTTGTGTTAGGTGAGGTTTCCGAAGATAATACGACACCGAGGAATATTAGAAGAGCAGCTAAAGATTCAATAAACGCTTTGCAAACAACGGAGTACACACCCGCCGTCAAAGCCTCAAATGCCATATCAATTTTAGATGAGATTCTGCAAGACCCGAACATGCCACCTTACACGCGGGTTAAATTGTGGAACGTAATGAGCATACTAGAAGCCATAAAAGATTAATACAAAGGTGAAGTGAATGAAAATTTCTAATTATCAGAACGTTGAAGCCAAAGAAGCAGATGAAGGAGCTTCAAAGCTTAAGGTAAGATGGCTTATCACAAAAGAAATAGGTGCTCCAAATTTTGCCATGAGACTTTTCGAGATGGAGCCCAACGGTTACAGTCCGCTTCACAGTCATCCATGGGAACATGAAGTGTTTATCCTCGAAGGAGAAGGGCATGTTATAGGCGGAACTGAAGAGAAGAAGTTTAAGCCCGGCGACTTCATTTTTGTTCCTCCAAACGAAAAGCATCAATTCAAAAATACTGGCAAAAAACCACTTAAGTTTCTCTGTCTTGTTCCACATAAATGATGCTAGTGACTTAGGCTTCATAACCCCGCATTGGTTTTAACGGTTTGTCTTCTCGGTAAAAATATATGCTAGTTGTTACATCTTGATTTGGGCTTTAGGAGACCAGTCCATTTGAAGTATGACGTAATAATTGTCGGCGCAGGACCCGCTGGGATATTCGCTGCGCTTGAGCTTACAGAAAAAACCAAAC from Candidatus Bathyarchaeota archaeon A05DMB-5 includes:
- a CDS encoding cupin domain-containing protein; translation: MKISNYQNVEAKEADEGASKLKVRWLITKEIGAPNFAMRLFEMEPNGYSPLHSHPWEHEVFILEGEGHVIGGTEEKKFKPGDFIFVPPNEKHQFKNTGKKPLKFLCLVPHK